From one Caldithrix abyssi DSM 13497 genomic stretch:
- a CDS encoding sulfotransferase family 2 domain-containing protein, producing MHIEKAAGITLHSIFKNNTFRYITLSPWVLRANDPENVFSTQEAKIFFKLFPYFHGFGGHTTRVYLNYEQAVGKDIVYFTFLRHPVERFISQYFYHKQIMHIDWDIQSFIQDGHFNNFMTKRICGKDDAGLAIQYLKEKFKFVGLVEQFDESLLLLKYFLRLNGYNMHYEIQNVNRQKSNQQISKETLEQIKKMNQNDLQIYEFVKKTLFPQYRKNYGPNLESDLLKFKQEQPFFRFNKMKLLFHGILRHGMYRPVEKWLHHKYGYQAQKQQLS from the coding sequence GTGCACATAGAGAAAGCCGCAGGGATTACCTTGCATTCAATTTTCAAGAACAATACGTTCCGATACATTACATTATCTCCCTGGGTCCTTCGGGCCAATGACCCGGAAAACGTTTTTTCAACTCAGGAAGCGAAAATATTTTTCAAATTATTCCCCTACTTTCATGGTTTTGGCGGACATACCACGCGCGTTTACTTAAATTACGAACAAGCCGTTGGTAAAGACATCGTCTATTTTACATTTTTACGCCACCCGGTAGAACGTTTTATTTCACAATATTTTTATCATAAACAGATTATGCACATTGATTGGGATATTCAATCTTTTATTCAAGACGGACATTTCAATAATTTTATGACCAAAAGGATTTGCGGAAAAGATGATGCCGGTCTGGCCATTCAATATTTGAAGGAGAAATTTAAGTTTGTAGGCCTGGTGGAACAATTTGACGAATCCTTATTATTGTTAAAATATTTCCTGCGCCTGAACGGTTACAACATGCATTATGAGATTCAAAATGTGAACAGACAAAAAAGCAACCAGCAAATTTCGAAAGAAACCCTGGAACAAATAAAAAAAATGAATCAGAACGATTTGCAAATTTATGAATTTGTAAAAAAAACGCTTTTCCCGCAATACCGAAAGAACTATGGCCCTAACTTAGAGAGCGACCTCTTGAAATTCAAACAGGAACAGCCATTTTTCCGTTTTAATAAAATGAAGCTGCTATTTCACGGTATTCTCAGACACGGAATGTATCGGCCTGTGGAAAAATGGTTACACCATAAGTATGGGTACCAAGCTCAAAAACAGCAATTAAGCTGA